The Paenibacillus sp. G2S3 region GGAAATTACGGAGCGCAAACAGTTCGAATTCAAGCTTCAGGAGAATGAACAGCGCTATAAATCCTTATTCGAATATAATCCATCAGCTGTGTACTCAATGAATTTGCAAGGGGATTATTTAACAGCCAATGCGAATCTGGAGAAGCTGACCGGGTATTCGCTGGATGAACTGATCGGAATGTACTTTGGTCCCGTTGTGCATGAGAAGGATATGGAGAAGACGCTGTATCATTTTAACTTAGCTGCTAAGGGTCATCCCCAAAGCTATGATCTGACGCTTATTCATAAAGACGGCCATTTTGTAGAGATTAATACCACTAATATTCCGATCATTGTAGATGATCAGGTGGTTGGTGTGTATGGTATTTCCCGTGATATTACGGAACGTATACGATACACGGAACAAATTGAAAAGCTAAGCAATGAGTACACCCTTATATTAAATGCGGTTTCGGAGGGTATTTTTGGACTCGATATGGAGGAAAAGGTGACCTTCATTAACCCTGCAGGTTTGCATATGCTCGGCTATGAACATGATGAGATCATGGGCCATTCCTATCTGGATCATATTCAGCATTCAGCGTTTGATGGGATCCATTACAGGCCTGAGCAGTCTCCACTTATCAAAGCCATTAGATCAGGGCGATCTTATCAGAGTAAGGATGCGGTCTTATGGCGTAAAGATGGTACAAGCTTTCTTGCGGAATACCAGGTAACCCCGCTCTTTGATAAAGGTGAACCTAAAGGTGTTGTGGTCGTGTTCAGGGATATTACAGATGAGAAGGAGATCATTCGGGCGAAGGAATCTGCGGAAAAAGCGGACCAGGCTAAATCAGAGTTTCTAGCCATTATGAGTCACGAAATACGCACGCCTATGAACGGCATAGTGGGGATGACTGATCTGCTTGCAGAGACGGAACTAGATGAAGAACAACGGGAGTACACAAATATTATTAAGGAGAGCAGTAGCTCTCTTCTATATATTCTGAATGAAATTCTCGATTACAGTAAAATTGAAGCCGGAAAAATGATGATCGTTCATGAGCCTGTGCGTCTTCAAGAGGTGCTGGACAGTGTAACGGATTTATTTATGGCTAAAGCCTTGGAGAAAAACATCGAGCTGTCCTACAGCATGGCGCCAGGAGTTCCAACGTTCATTATGGGAGATGCAGGACGTCTGCGTCAGGTATTGGTCAATCTGGTCAGCAATGCGATTAAGTTTACTGACCGAGGCAGTGTCTGTATTTACGTAGAACAGAAAATGTCCGCAGATGCAAAGAAATCGACTTTGAAGCTTAATGTCAGAGACACGGGGATAGGTATTCCTTTAGAAAAGCAGCATCAGCTATTTCAATCGTTCTACCAGCTGCACTCCTCATTTAATCGTAAGTATGGCGGGACGGGGTTAGGACTGGCCATTTGCAAGAAGCTCGTCGAGCTAATGGGTGGAGCTATTGCGGTGGAGAGTAGCGAAGGAGAGGGCTCTAATTTCTACTTCACGCTACAGATTAATCCTGAAAGCAGAGTTGAGAGCGATGAGGACGAAATTGCTCAGACAGAGTGGAAAAGCGAACAGGAAATGGAATCAGAATCTGATTCAGAGGGACAAATAGATGTGGTTGAAAATGTGATTTTACTCCCGGAAGGCCCTGCCCTTTCAGCTTCTAATCCGGAACCAACAAAAGGTGATCCATCTGATGAAGCATAGAAAGAATGGTCTGAGTAACATACTAACGGCTGATCCATATACACAGTGGGAGGCAGGGGTTGCATCCCCGTCTTCTGCATGTGGACCGGCGACGATGGCAGCTTTAACCGAGTATTGGAATACTCAGCTAGGCATGGACTTTATTCGTGGCAAAGGTCATTTTCACTCTAAAGCAGCTCATATTAATTACATATACAGTCATCACGGAGGAACCCCTTTAGGCATGAGTGCACGTCGTTTTGTAAAGGGAATCACAGCTTATATCAATGCTTCAATCTCGCCGAAAGGGGAGCATAAGCTATCCATCACTTCTTTTAACGACTTCGATGTGTATAAAACGGAGATTGATGCAGGTCGGCCAGTGGCTGTTAAATTTGATAAATGGTTTAATTTTCGGTGGAGAGGGAATTTTGCTTACGACTACCACTGGGTATTAGGAATAGGATATGACGTGCCTGATAACGGGGATCATCCAATCCTCATCGTTCAGGATAATGGTGTGAGGTATAGGGATGGCAGGATTGCCCTTTGTAAAGAACGCCGCATCCCATATTTTGTAAATAAAGACGTCATTACGATGGTGGGAATGAATATCTTGAAAACGTCTAGTTAACCGCGGTTTGGTTAGGCAATTACCCTGGTAAAATGATCTAGTTATTTTGAGTCCAAACGTTTGCACAAATTCGAGGATCATACTATAATCCAGTTAATAACTGGAAAAGGGGATAGGTGCTTTGTCCGTACAAAAGGAAATGAAGGAACCGATTTATTATGGTGATCCTGCGACTACTAGAGGGATTTCCGTATTCGCTCGGGAGTTTGATCAGTTGTTTAGCTATGACGGGGATGATCTCGGACTTACATATTCATCGGCCTGTTCATCATTTTGCTTGTGGGCCCCTACGGCTCAGGAGGCAGAGCTAGTAATTTATGATTCATGGCAGGGAGCTGCAGAGTGCAAATATGCTATGATTCGCGATATTCGGGGAACGTGGAGAGCTACGGTTGACGGTGATCTAGATGGCAAATTCTATACCTACCGAGTGCGTCTAGGTGAACAGTGGAATGAAGCAGCTGATCCTTACGCACGGGCTGTTGGCGTGAATGGGGACAGAGGCGCTATTCTAGATTTGCGTAAAACGGACCCTGAGCGGTGGACGGAAGATAAGCCATCGTTTGAGGATCCTGTAGACGCCATTATTTATGAGCTTCATTTGCGTGACTTATCCATTCATCCAGCAAGCGGTATGGCTCATAAGGGTCAATATCTCGCTTTGGCGGAAGAAGGAACTCGCGGACCTAATGGCATTCTCACCGGACTCGATCATATCGCAAATCTCGGTGTAACCCACGTGCAGCTATTGCCTATTTATGATTATTCTACAGAGAGTGTAGATGAGACGAAGCTGGATGAACCTCATTTTAACTGGGGTTATGATCCGAAGAACTATAATGCTCCTGAAGGCTCCTATGCTACAGATCCGTATGTACCTGGACTACGTATTCAAGAGCTAAAAACAATGATTCAAGCGCTTCATGATCGTGGACTCCGTGTCATTATGGATGTTGTTTACAACCATGTGTACGACGGATATCGCGTGAATTTCACCAAACTGGTTCCTGGCTATTATTTGCGTTACAAACAAGATGGTAGCCTGTCAAATGGCTCTGGTTGTGGGAATGACGTGGCTACAGAGCGATTGATGATGTCACGCTTCATTGTGGAGTCCGTGGTCTATTGGGCCAAAGAATACCATATCGACGGCTTCCGCTTCGATTTGATGGGCTTGA contains the following coding sequences:
- a CDS encoding PAS domain-containing hybrid sensor histidine kinase/response regulator, which encodes MDNSVEYSTMLEHAFMRSPEGMAVLSLSDGNGNWLKVNPAFCNLLGFTEAEFLAGAIFVEMEEKQASSNELSYRLVMNELQSSPAGSWKKEAYFHNKVGRPVWLSLTFSGFRVVEGQAPSYIMVYAEDITARKIVDQQMPDHQDHHQQMEDQILQSERNYRLMSENSLDLISRHAVKDSIFLYCSSASRTLLGYEPEELVGTSAFSYLHPDDLVMIQNLMERSRRTGIIPAVSYRYRHKSGSYVWFESNSRYTYDHDGNIMEIIAVAREITERKQFEFKLQENEQRYKSLFEYNPSAVYSMNLQGDYLTANANLEKLTGYSLDELIGMYFGPVVHEKDMEKTLYHFNLAAKGHPQSYDLTLIHKDGHFVEINTTNIPIIVDDQVVGVYGISRDITERIRYTEQIEKLSNEYTLILNAVSEGIFGLDMEEKVTFINPAGLHMLGYEHDEIMGHSYLDHIQHSAFDGIHYRPEQSPLIKAIRSGRSYQSKDAVLWRKDGTSFLAEYQVTPLFDKGEPKGVVVVFRDITDEKEIIRAKESAEKADQAKSEFLAIMSHEIRTPMNGIVGMTDLLAETELDEEQREYTNIIKESSSSLLYILNEILDYSKIEAGKMMIVHEPVRLQEVLDSVTDLFMAKALEKNIELSYSMAPGVPTFIMGDAGRLRQVLVNLVSNAIKFTDRGSVCIYVEQKMSADAKKSTLKLNVRDTGIGIPLEKQHQLFQSFYQLHSSFNRKYGGTGLGLAICKKLVELMGGAIAVESSEGEGSNFYFTLQINPESRVESDEDEIAQTEWKSEQEMESESDSEGQIDVVENVILLPEGPALSASNPEPTKGDPSDEA
- a CDS encoding C39 family peptidase, which codes for MKHRKNGLSNILTADPYTQWEAGVASPSSACGPATMAALTEYWNTQLGMDFIRGKGHFHSKAAHINYIYSHHGGTPLGMSARRFVKGITAYINASISPKGEHKLSITSFNDFDVYKTEIDAGRPVAVKFDKWFNFRWRGNFAYDYHWVLGIGYDVPDNGDHPILIVQDNGVRYRDGRIALCKERRIPYFVNKDVITMVGMNILKTSS
- the pulA gene encoding type I pullulanase, with the protein product MSVQKEMKEPIYYGDPATTRGISVFAREFDQLFSYDGDDLGLTYSSACSSFCLWAPTAQEAELVIYDSWQGAAECKYAMIRDIRGTWRATVDGDLDGKFYTYRVRLGEQWNEAADPYARAVGVNGDRGAILDLRKTDPERWTEDKPSFEDPVDAIIYELHLRDLSIHPASGMAHKGQYLALAEEGTRGPNGILTGLDHIANLGVTHVQLLPIYDYSTESVDETKLDEPHFNWGYDPKNYNAPEGSYATDPYVPGLRIQELKTMIQALHDRGLRVIMDVVYNHVYDGYRVNFTKLVPGYYLRYKQDGSLSNGSGCGNDVATERLMMSRFIVESVVYWAKEYHIDGFRFDLMGLMDVDTMRETRRRLDGIDPSIMTIGEGWMMGTELPMERLAHQKNASLMPGIGHFNDDFRDAIKGNIFLYDQPGFISGMMGLEPAIKAGIAGGIDFSPGIKQFAVEPQQNVNYVECHDNHTLWDKIVLSTEGETVTQRRSMHRLASAIVFMSQGIPFIHAGQEFMRTKDGVENSYKSSVEINRMDWELCAAHQEDVAYMEQLIALRKAHPAFRMRTADDIRNHLVFEKAPASAVAYTLRGHAGGDAAKHIYVLFNANAEQTTVALPQLGAWKTIFGADLIQDLTGNKLTVNGIGAVVLTAK